The following proteins come from a genomic window of Nostoc sp. ATCC 53789:
- the surE gene encoding 5'/3'-nucleotidase SurE, with the protein MKLLISNDDGVSALGIRTLANYLAEAGHDVSVVCPDRERSATGHGLTLHQPIRAEIVEGIFHPAIKAWACDGTPSDCVKLALWALLDTPPDLVLSGINQGANLGTEILYSGTVSAAMEGLIEGIPSVALSLISHTSKDFQPAAKFAKVLVDQLAQKPLPDLMLLNVNIPAVKWEEIAGVTLTRQGVRRYIDVFDKRVDPRGKTYYWLTGEVVEEVEPPTGLNLPQNVPTDVQVVRKNYISITPLQYNLTYATGLEKLSDWEFNFPSII; encoded by the coding sequence ATGAAATTACTAATTAGCAACGACGACGGCGTTTCTGCTTTGGGGATTCGTACCCTAGCCAACTACTTGGCAGAAGCAGGTCATGATGTTAGTGTAGTTTGCCCAGATCGAGAGCGATCGGCAACTGGACATGGATTAACTTTACACCAACCCATTCGCGCCGAAATTGTTGAAGGGATTTTTCATCCTGCTATCAAAGCTTGGGCTTGCGATGGTACGCCTTCAGATTGCGTCAAATTGGCGCTGTGGGCTTTGCTAGATACTCCTCCCGATTTGGTTCTCTCTGGCATTAATCAAGGTGCGAATTTGGGAACTGAAATCTTGTATTCTGGAACGGTTTCGGCGGCAATGGAAGGTCTAATTGAAGGTATTCCCAGCGTGGCCCTAAGTCTTATTAGTCACACATCTAAAGACTTTCAACCTGCTGCTAAGTTTGCCAAAGTTCTCGTAGACCAGTTAGCCCAAAAACCTCTACCAGATTTAATGTTGCTCAACGTTAATATTCCTGCTGTCAAGTGGGAAGAAATTGCTGGAGTGACACTTACCCGTCAAGGAGTACGGCGTTACATTGATGTGTTTGATAAACGAGTTGATCCTCGTGGAAAAACGTACTATTGGTTAACCGGAGAGGTAGTTGAGGAGGTGGAACCTCCAACTGGATTAAATCTGCCTCAAAATGTACCGACAGATGTGCAGGTTGTACGTAAAAACTACATCAGTATAACCCCGTTACAATACAATCTAACTTACGCAACTGGACTAGAAAAATTGTCTGATTGGGAATTCAATTTTCCCTCAATCATTTGA
- a CDS encoding type II toxin-antitoxin system ParD family antitoxin produces the protein MYIQIKPELEQFIQAQLASGRFTNADDVINEAFKLLQEREQRLEELRQKIAVGTEQIAKGQVTDGEVVFAKLQEKIRLIAEESAE, from the coding sequence ATGTACATCCAAATTAAACCAGAACTAGAGCAATTTATTCAGGCACAGCTTGCAAGTGGTAGATTTACTAATGCAGATGATGTTATCAATGAAGCCTTTAAACTATTACAAGAAAGAGAGCAGCGACTTGAAGAATTACGGCAAAAAATTGCTGTAGGAACTGAACAAATTGCTAAGGGGCAAGTAACTGACGGCGAAGTTGTATTCGCCAAATTACAAGAAAAAATTCGTCTAATTGCTGAGGAGTCTGCTGAATGA
- a CDS encoding MoxR family ATPase: protein MREKIDALTQNLALTIVGKAEAIRLVLVALLGGGHALLEDVPGVGKTLLAKSLARSLDGKFQRLQCTPDLLPTDITGTNIWNPKSGEFTFLPGPVFTNILLADEINRATPRTQSALLEVMEEHQVTVDGVSRPVPQPFFVIATQNPIEYQGTFPLPEAQMDRFMLSLSLGYPSEAEELLMLQNLQNGVKVADLQPCITLAEVQELRYICSQVKVTTSLQQYILELVRATRQDEEIALGVSPRGTLALQRAAQALAFLLGRDYAIPDDVKFLVPHVLCHRLIPRGGRNARTVVERLLRSVSIP, encoded by the coding sequence ATGAGAGAAAAAATTGACGCTTTAACACAAAATCTGGCTCTTACCATTGTTGGCAAAGCTGAGGCAATACGCTTAGTGCTAGTAGCCTTGCTAGGTGGTGGTCATGCCCTGCTAGAAGATGTTCCTGGTGTTGGTAAAACCCTACTCGCTAAATCTCTAGCTCGTTCACTGGATGGTAAGTTTCAACGCCTACAATGTACCCCTGATTTACTGCCAACTGATATTACTGGCACTAACATCTGGAACCCAAAAAGCGGCGAATTTACTTTTCTTCCTGGGCCAGTCTTTACCAATATTCTCTTAGCTGACGAAATTAACCGCGCTACACCTCGCACTCAGTCAGCTTTGCTGGAAGTTATGGAAGAACATCAGGTAACAGTCGATGGTGTCTCTCGTCCAGTTCCCCAGCCCTTCTTTGTCATCGCTACTCAAAACCCGATCGAGTATCAAGGTACTTTTCCCCTGCCGGAAGCGCAAATGGATCGGTTCATGTTGTCGCTAAGTTTGGGCTATCCTTCGGAGGCAGAAGAACTCCTTATGCTGCAAAATCTCCAAAATGGTGTGAAGGTTGCTGATTTGCAGCCTTGTATTACCTTGGCAGAAGTACAGGAATTGCGTTACATCTGCTCTCAAGTAAAAGTAACAACTTCCTTGCAACAGTACATCCTCGAATTGGTACGGGCAACACGCCAAGATGAAGAAATTGCTCTTGGTGTCAGTCCGCGTGGCACATTAGCATTACAACGGGCTGCCCAAGCGCTTGCTTTTCTATTAGGGCGTGATTATGCTATTCCCGATGATGTGAAGTTTCTCGTTCCTCACGTTCTTTGCCATCGCCTTATTCCTAGAGGAGGACGCAACGCTAGAACTGTTGTTGAGCGATTATTGCGATCGGTTTCTATTCCTTAA
- a CDS encoding Uma2 family endonuclease encodes MTAIIGKHLRLEEYLKYDDGTDSQYELVAGELVAIPPESPKNVQISLFLLVNFLKFVPVNRLSNKVEIVVAGSRATTRIPDLVVLTDELATALEGATRSTITLDMPPPALVVEVVSPGKANEDRDYRYKRSEYAARGIAEYWIVDPQMNRVTVLILVDGFYEETRFAGNTAIASTIFPELQLTTEQVLKAGESNVDDSIY; translated from the coding sequence ATGACTGCAATCATTGGCAAACATTTAAGGCTTGAGGAATACTTGAAATATGACGATGGCACGGATAGCCAGTATGAACTGGTAGCAGGTGAGTTAGTTGCAATACCACCCGAAAGCCCAAAAAATGTCCAGATATCTCTATTTTTGCTGGTAAATTTCCTCAAGTTTGTTCCAGTTAATCGGTTAAGTAACAAAGTTGAAATTGTTGTTGCTGGTTCTCGTGCTACAACTCGCATTCCTGACTTAGTTGTGCTGACGGATGAACTTGCAACAGCTTTAGAAGGTGCAACGCGATCTACAATCACCTTGGATATGCCACCTCCGGCTTTAGTTGTCGAAGTTGTTTCTCCTGGCAAAGCTAACGAAGATCGGGACTATCGCTACAAACGTTCCGAGTATGCAGCCAGAGGAATTGCTGAATATTGGATTGTCGATCCACAAATGAACAGAGTTACAGTACTTATATTAGTTGACGGATTTTATGAAGAAACCAGATTTGCAGGAAACACTGCGATCGCTTCTACTATTTTCCCAGAGTTACAGCTAACCACAGAGCAAGTACTCAAAGCTGGAGAAAGCAATGTGGATGATTCCATTTATTAG
- the pheS gene encoding phenylalanine--tRNA ligase subunit alpha — protein MTSNLEAQLLALRQEGEKAIAAADTLERLEELRVNYLGKKGELGALLRSMGQMSAEERPKIGAIANTVKESLQTSLDQQRAALESAQIQLQLEAETLDVTMPGIYSPQGRIHPLNGIIDRALDIFVGMGYTVAQGPEMETDYYNFEALNTPPDHPARDMQDTFYLPDGNLLRTHTSSVQIRYMEREEPPIRVVAPGRVYRRDNVDATHSAVFHQIELLAIDEGLTFTDLKGTIKVFLQAIFGDLPIRFRASYFPFTEPSAEVDLQWNGRWLEVMGCGMVDPNVLKSVGYDPEVYTGFAAGFGVERFAMVLHQIDDIRRLYASDLRFLQQF, from the coding sequence ATGACTAGCAATTTAGAAGCTCAACTTTTAGCACTGCGGCAAGAAGGAGAAAAAGCGATCGCAGCCGCCGACACCCTAGAACGTCTGGAGGAACTCAGAGTTAACTATCTGGGTAAGAAAGGGGAACTGGGGGCGCTGTTGCGAAGTATGGGGCAAATGAGTGCAGAGGAACGGCCAAAAATTGGAGCGATCGCCAATACAGTCAAAGAATCCCTGCAAACTAGTCTAGACCAGCAACGTGCTGCCTTAGAATCCGCACAAATTCAGCTACAGCTAGAGGCGGAAACTCTGGATGTAACTATGCCGGGAATTTATAGCCCCCAAGGTCGCATTCATCCCCTCAACGGCATTATCGACCGGGCACTGGATATCTTTGTCGGTATGGGCTACACCGTAGCTCAAGGGCCAGAAATGGAAACAGATTATTATAATTTCGAGGCTCTCAACACCCCGCCAGATCACCCCGCCCGTGATATGCAGGATACCTTCTACCTGCCAGACGGGAATCTTTTACGCACTCATACTTCGTCAGTGCAAATTCGTTACATGGAAAGAGAAGAACCACCAATTAGGGTTGTGGCTCCAGGACGAGTTTATCGGCGAGATAATGTAGACGCGACGCACTCAGCAGTTTTCCATCAAATAGAACTTTTAGCCATTGATGAGGGGCTAACTTTTACAGACCTCAAAGGCACAATTAAAGTATTTTTACAAGCAATATTTGGCGATTTACCTATTCGCTTCCGCGCCAGTTATTTCCCGTTTACCGAACCCTCTGCTGAAGTAGATTTGCAGTGGAATGGTCGCTGGCTAGAGGTGATGGGCTGCGGTATGGTCGATCCAAATGTACTTAAGTCTGTGGGTTATGACCCAGAAGTTTATACAGGCTTTGCTGCGGGTTTTGGTGTAGAACGCTTTGCAATGGTGTTACACCAAATCGATGATATTCGTCGCTTGTATGCTAGCGATTTGCGGTTTTTGCAGCAATTTTAG
- a CDS encoding metallophosphoesterase codes for MKIHILSDLHLEFQPFNIPDINTDIVVLAGDIDLREREIKWAIKNIPNKPVIYVLGNHEYYGSAYPRLVEKLKDYSLGTNVHVLENDLVTIEGVNFLGCTLWTDFKLFGEPRIAGVEASQVMNDYKKIRLSPQYSRLRTIDTALICKKSVNWLKNTLFGLSGKNVIISHHAPSAKSIPFQYQEDILSAAYASNLDTLVEESGALLWIHGHIHTQLDYQIGLTRVICNPRGYPDEPNNYFNPGLSVEI; via the coding sequence ATGAAAATTCACATATTAAGTGATTTACATCTTGAATTTCAACCCTTTAATATTCCTGATATTAATACTGATATTGTTGTCTTAGCTGGAGATATTGATTTAAGAGAAAGAGAAATTAAATGGGCAATTAAAAACATTCCCAATAAACCAGTGATATATGTATTAGGTAATCATGAATACTATGGAAGTGCTTATCCAAGGCTTGTTGAGAAGCTGAAAGATTATTCATTAGGAACTAATGTTCATGTTCTAGAGAATGATTTAGTTACCATTGAGGGTGTAAATTTCTTAGGTTGCACTTTATGGACTGATTTTAAACTGTTTGGTGAGCCACGTATAGCAGGTGTAGAAGCTAGTCAAGTCATGAACGATTACAAGAAAATTAGATTAAGTCCTCAATACTCAAGGTTAAGAACTATTGACACAGCCCTAATTTGTAAAAAATCAGTTAATTGGTTAAAAAATACATTATTTGGCTTGTCTGGTAAAAATGTAATTATCAGTCATCATGCTCCTAGTGCAAAGTCTATACCTTTCCAATATCAAGAAGATATTTTAAGTGCTGCTTATGCTTCAAATCTTGATACTTTAGTTGAGGAGTCTGGAGCATTATTATGGATTCATGGCCACATTCACACTCAATTAGATTATCAAATCGGTTTGACTCGCGTTATTTGTAATCCGCGTGGTTATCCAGATGAACCAAATAATTACTTTAATCCAGGATTATCAGTAGAGATTTAA
- a CDS encoding S9 family peptidase: MSSAQAPSLPPLIPREILFGNPEKTSPQLSPDGKYLAYIAPDEKNVLQVWLRTIGQEDDQILTADKKRGIRIFFWTYNADQLIYMQDSDGDENFHLHLVNIHSKIVRDLTPFQGVKAELVELEPKFPDQVLVALNLNNPQKFDVYRINLKNGAVEFDTDNPGNIISWTSDADFQIRAATASTRDGGYDLLLQKSDKQWEILRHWGAEEEGNSVSFSDDGKTLYIQGNHDANAKRLLAVDLDTRQETVIAEDEQYDVVGIIIQPLTRVIQAVSFYKDKQEWQVIDRSIATDFEEIAKVRPGEFSIISRDLEDKTWLVAYRTDNGPVYYYAYNRESKTSTFLFSNQPKLEALQLASMQPISYEARDGLTIHSYLTTPVGIPTQNLPTVLLVHGGPWARDVWGFSPTAQWLANRGYAVLQVNFRGSTGYGKAFLNAGNREWAGKMHDDLIDSVNWLVEQGISDPQKIAIMGGSYGGYATLVGLTFTPEVFAAGVDIVGPSSLITLIETIPPYWEPLKAMLSHRVGNLETEEEFLKSRSPLFFADRIQKPLLIGQGANDPRVKQSESDQIVNAMQQAGLPVQYVLYTDEGHGFARPENRLHFFAIAEEFLAKYLGGRFEPLADIPGHSGIIR; encoded by the coding sequence ATGTCATCTGCTCAAGCGCCCTCGCTACCACCGTTGATTCCGCGCGAAATCCTGTTTGGGAATCCCGAAAAAACTAGCCCACAACTCTCTCCTGATGGCAAGTACTTGGCATATATTGCCCCTGATGAGAAAAATGTCTTGCAGGTATGGTTGCGAACTATAGGGCAAGAAGACGACCAGATACTAACTGCCGACAAAAAGCGCGGTATCCGCATTTTCTTCTGGACTTATAACGCCGACCAGTTGATTTATATGCAAGACTCGGATGGCGACGAGAACTTTCATCTCCACTTGGTTAATATTCACTCCAAGATTGTGCGTGACTTAACGCCATTCCAGGGTGTAAAAGCAGAACTCGTGGAACTGGAACCTAAATTTCCAGATCAAGTGCTGGTAGCTTTGAACTTAAACAATCCCCAAAAGTTTGACGTTTACCGCATCAACCTCAAAAATGGTGCGGTTGAGTTCGACACTGATAACCCCGGTAACATTATCAGTTGGACATCCGACGCTGATTTTCAAATACGTGCAGCGACAGCTAGTACACGCGATGGTGGTTACGACCTCTTATTGCAGAAATCAGATAAACAGTGGGAAATTCTCCGTCATTGGGGAGCAGAAGAAGAAGGGAATTCTGTTAGCTTCTCAGATGATGGCAAAACCCTTTATATTCAAGGGAATCACGATGCTAACGCCAAACGTCTGCTAGCTGTTGACCTAGACACTCGTCAAGAAACCGTCATTGCTGAAGATGAGCAGTATGATGTCGTGGGGATAATCATTCAACCACTGACGCGAGTTATTCAAGCAGTTTCTTTTTATAAAGATAAACAAGAATGGCAGGTAATCGATCGCAGCATCGCCACTGATTTTGAAGAAATCGCTAAGGTGCGTCCCGGAGAATTCTCCATAATTAGCCGCGACTTGGAAGATAAAACCTGGCTAGTAGCTTATAGAACTGACAATGGGCCAGTTTACTACTATGCCTACAACCGAGAGTCCAAAACTAGCACTTTCCTTTTTAGCAACCAACCCAAACTCGAAGCGTTGCAGTTAGCTTCAATGCAACCAATTTCTTACGAAGCGCGGGATGGCTTAACTATCCACAGTTACTTGACAACCCCTGTGGGAATACCTACGCAGAATCTCCCAACAGTACTGCTGGTTCATGGCGGCCCTTGGGCGCGGGATGTTTGGGGTTTCTCTCCCACAGCGCAATGGCTAGCTAACCGGGGTTATGCCGTTCTGCAAGTGAACTTTCGCGGTTCCACTGGCTACGGTAAAGCATTTTTGAATGCTGGGAATCGGGAATGGGCTGGTAAAATGCACGATGACTTGATTGACAGTGTTAACTGGCTGGTGGAACAAGGCATTTCCGATCCGCAAAAGATTGCGATTATGGGCGGTTCTTATGGAGGTTACGCCACTCTAGTAGGATTAACTTTTACACCAGAAGTATTTGCGGCTGGTGTCGATATTGTCGGGCCGAGTAGCCTGATTACTCTGATAGAAACTATACCGCCTTATTGGGAACCATTGAAGGCAATGCTTTCTCATCGTGTCGGTAACTTGGAGACAGAAGAGGAATTTCTGAAATCGCGATCGCCTTTATTCTTTGCTGACCGGATTCAAAAACCTTTACTTATCGGTCAAGGTGCAAACGATCCACGAGTGAAACAATCAGAAAGCGATCAAATTGTCAACGCAATGCAACAGGCTGGTTTGCCAGTGCAATATGTACTTTACACAGATGAAGGACATGGTTTTGCTAGACCAGAAAATCGGTTGCACTTTTTTGCGATCGCAGAAGAGTTTCTCGCCAAATACTTAGGCGGTAGATTTGAACCTTTGGCAGATATTCCAGGTCATTCAGGAATAATTAGATAA
- a CDS encoding ATP-dependent DNA helicase RecQ — translation MNQPTTKSWQEVRAAFKQIWGYEDFRPPQGEIVSSLLSQKDALIIMPTGGGKSICFQLPALLQTGLTLVVSPLVALMENQVQELRESHQKAALLHSELSSSQRRATLQALERQQLRLLYLSPETLLSAPVWERLCHPQLQINGLILDEAHCLVQWGDTFRPAYRRLGAVRPALLKSKPPGTKISIAAFTATADPSAQKIIQTVLQLQQPEIFRLNPYRPNLHPSVRIAWTPRGRKQQLLKFIQNRPQQSGLVYVRTRRDSEDLAEWLAEMGFATASYHAGLGATERREVEASWLSGKIPFVVCTCAFGMGINKSDVRWVAHFHAPHLLSEYVQEIGRAGRDGKPAEALTLVSEPTGWLDSGDKQRQEFFQEQMRSQQQIAQQFVKKLPKQGEVNTVTRQFPEGATALALLHSNGQLNWLDPFHYTIGQKAGNQPPTQLHAAKQMQQYLTTKQCRWQFLLNAFGFDKEAANLHCGHCDNCRQ, via the coding sequence ATGAATCAACCTACAACAAAATCTTGGCAAGAAGTTCGCGCTGCTTTCAAACAAATCTGGGGTTATGAAGATTTTCGTCCACCACAGGGAGAAATTGTCAGCAGTTTATTATCACAAAAAGATGCGCTGATTATTATGCCCACAGGTGGCGGAAAGTCAATTTGTTTTCAACTTCCCGCACTGCTACAAACAGGATTAACCTTGGTAGTTTCGCCTTTGGTGGCGTTGATGGAAAACCAAGTTCAGGAACTACGAGAAAGCCACCAAAAAGCAGCACTTTTGCATAGTGAATTGTCTTCATCTCAACGCCGTGCAACTCTGCAAGCTTTGGAACGTCAACAACTAAGATTACTTTATTTATCGCCCGAAACTTTGCTCAGTGCGCCAGTGTGGGAAAGATTATGTCACCCGCAATTGCAAATTAATGGCTTGATTTTAGATGAAGCTCATTGTTTAGTGCAGTGGGGTGATACTTTTCGCCCAGCTTATCGCAGATTAGGGGCGGTGCGTCCGGCATTGCTCAAATCAAAACCACCAGGAACAAAAATTAGCATTGCCGCTTTTACTGCGACTGCTGACCCCTCAGCCCAAAAAATTATTCAAACAGTTTTACAATTACAGCAACCAGAGATTTTCCGCTTGAATCCTTACCGTCCGAACTTGCATCCCAGCGTTCGCATCGCTTGGACACCAAGAGGTAGGAAACAACAATTATTAAAGTTTATTCAAAATAGACCGCAACAATCGGGGTTAGTTTATGTTCGCACTCGGAGAGATAGCGAAGATTTAGCTGAATGGTTGGCAGAGATGGGTTTTGCTACAGCTAGCTATCATGCGGGATTGGGTGCAACAGAACGCCGTGAAGTAGAAGCAAGCTGGTTAAGTGGCAAAATCCCTTTTGTTGTGTGTACCTGTGCGTTTGGTATGGGGATAAATAAAAGTGATGTTCGCTGGGTAGCACATTTTCACGCGCCGCATCTGCTATCTGAATATGTGCAAGAAATTGGCCGTGCTGGAAGGGATGGAAAACCGGCAGAGGCGTTAACGTTGGTGAGTGAACCTACGGGGTGGTTAGATTCAGGAGATAAGCAAAGACAGGAGTTTTTTCAAGAACAAATGCGATCGCAACAACAAATAGCGCAGCAATTTGTGAAAAAATTACCAAAACAGGGAGAAGTGAATACTGTAACCCGACAATTTCCTGAAGGTGCGACAGCACTGGCTTTACTCCATAGCAACGGTCAGCTAAACTGGCTCGATCCTTTCCATTACACCATTGGGCAAAAAGCGGGAAATCAGCCACCAACCCAATTACACGCTGCTAAACAAATGCAGCAATACCTAACAACTAAGCAGTGTCGTTGGCAGTTTTTGTTAAATGCCTTTGGTTTTGACAAAGAAGCAGCTAACCTGCATTGCGGACATTGCGACAATTGCCGTCAATGA
- a CDS encoding bifunctional riboflavin kinase/FAD synthetase, whose translation MLNLSQNGCSVWVASSSEGLLTPTAVALGKFDGVHLGHQRVIQPVLHPSDRLSVASSPQSKENQQLTNQEYTYSTVVTFDPHPQEFFTGQPRTLLTPLDEKVQQLRSLGVEQLVLLPFDKELSALTPEEFVQKILVQQLQCQRISIGQDFCFGEKRSGTAKDLQLIAAKHNIPVTIVPLQTYTGDSPTQSSCLSTNPTQDARISTSLIRQTLEQGDIENANLLLGRPYTLFGVVVQGQQLGRTIGFPTANLQLPKEKFLPRQGVYAVRVFTLSETSDAASSESLGVMNIGNRPTVNGTYSSAEVHLFDWSGDLYGKKLAVELVKFLRPEQKFASLEALKTQIQLDCVVAKEILSAEWEQ comes from the coding sequence GTGCTAAATTTGTCTCAAAATGGGTGTTCTGTGTGGGTTGCTTCTTCTAGCGAAGGGCTGCTAACGCCGACTGCTGTTGCCCTTGGCAAGTTTGATGGTGTTCATCTTGGTCATCAAAGGGTAATTCAACCAGTCTTGCACCCTAGCGATCGCTTGTCAGTAGCCAGTAGTCCCCAGTCAAAGGAAAATCAACAACTAACAAATCAAGAATATACCTACTCAACAGTTGTCACCTTTGACCCCCATCCACAGGAGTTTTTCACGGGGCAACCCCGGACTTTGTTAACGCCACTGGATGAAAAAGTCCAACAATTGCGATCGCTTGGGGTAGAACAACTAGTATTACTACCCTTTGACAAAGAATTATCTGCTTTGACACCCGAAGAATTCGTCCAAAAAATTCTCGTCCAGCAACTGCAATGCCAGCGAATTAGCATCGGGCAGGATTTTTGTTTTGGCGAAAAACGCAGTGGCACTGCTAAAGATTTGCAATTAATCGCCGCCAAACACAATATCCCCGTTACCATCGTTCCCTTACAAACTTATACAGGTGACTCGCCCACCCAAAGTAGTTGCCTCAGTACTAATCCAACCCAAGATGCCCGCATTAGCACTTCATTGATCCGCCAAACCCTTGAGCAAGGCGACATCGAAAACGCAAATTTACTACTAGGTCGCCCCTATACTCTCTTTGGTGTTGTAGTTCAAGGTCAACAATTGGGTAGAACAATTGGCTTTCCCACCGCCAATCTCCAACTACCAAAAGAAAAGTTTTTGCCCCGCCAAGGAGTTTACGCTGTCCGTGTTTTTACTCTTAGTGAAACATCAGATGCTGCTTCTAGTGAAAGCTTGGGCGTAATGAACATCGGCAACCGCCCAACTGTAAATGGTACTTATTCATCTGCGGAAGTACATTTATTCGATTGGTCTGGTGATTTGTATGGCAAAAAACTGGCTGTGGAACTAGTTAAATTTTTGCGCCCTGAACAAAAATTTGCTTCTCTAGAAGCCTTAAAAACACAAATTCAACTCGATTGTGTTGTTGCTAAAGAAATTTTGAGTGCTGAGTGGGAACAATAG
- a CDS encoding diheme cytochrome c: protein MSIFVKRKNRDELRSARSDAYGGLHQRQGLQQSAEREFKRQFFGLLLVIVTWSLAMGWLLALATNAHSATPPVEIGTVDVVPAQYQLGQELYLENCSTCHIALPPAVLPTQTWKNLLQDSQHYGAQLKPLVDPPRILVWKYLSTFSRVQRDDEETPYRLSNSRYFKALHPGVKLPRPVQLGSCVSCHPSASDYNFRRLTAEWK from the coding sequence ATGTCAATTTTTGTTAAGCGCAAAAACCGCGATGAGCTACGCTCCGCCCGAAGCGATGCCTACGGCGGGCTACACCAACGCCAAGGGTTACAGCAAAGTGCCGAACGTGAATTCAAACGCCAATTTTTCGGTTTACTTCTGGTAATTGTAACGTGGAGCCTAGCTATGGGTTGGCTTCTAGCCTTGGCAACTAACGCTCACAGCGCTACTCCCCCCGTCGAAATTGGCACTGTTGACGTAGTACCTGCACAGTACCAACTGGGGCAAGAACTGTATTTGGAAAACTGCTCCACCTGCCACATTGCCTTACCACCAGCCGTTTTACCCACCCAAACTTGGAAAAATCTCCTGCAAGACTCGCAGCACTACGGCGCACAACTAAAGCCTTTGGTCGATCCGCCGCGCATTTTGGTGTGGAAATATCTTTCAACTTTCTCGCGTGTGCAGCGAGACGACGAAGAAACACCTTATCGCCTCAGTAACTCACGTTATTTCAAAGCTTTACATCCAGGAGTTAAGTTACCACGTCCCGTGCAGCTTGGCAGCTGTGTCAGCTGTCATCCCAGCGCTAGCGACTACAATTTCCGCCGCCTGACAGCAGAATGGAAGTGA
- a CDS encoding MBL fold metallo-hydrolase — translation MSRIENQFTVQFWGVRGSIPSPGPHTVRYGGNTPCISMQAGDKRLVFDAGTGLHVLGQSWLRQMPLEGHIFFTHSHWDHMQGFPFFTPGFVKGNDFHIYGAIAPDGSTIEQRLNDQMLHPNFPVPLQIMQANLKFYDIRPGQPIHIDDVTVETAPLNHPGEAVGYRVNWRGGAAAYITDTEHFPDRLDDNVLWLARNADILVYDSTYTDEEYHSPKTPKIGWGHSTWQEAVKVAQAANVKTLVIYHHDPAHNDDFLDCVGQQASEKFPGAIMAREGMVLQIPTSVALSESFPVSKFST, via the coding sequence ATGTCTAGGATAGAGAATCAATTTACCGTACAATTTTGGGGCGTTCGCGGCAGCATCCCCAGTCCAGGGCCACACACCGTTCGCTACGGCGGTAATACCCCTTGCATATCAATGCAAGCGGGCGATAAACGCTTAGTTTTCGATGCTGGCACAGGACTACATGTTTTAGGGCAATCTTGGTTGCGCCAAATGCCGTTAGAAGGTCACATATTTTTTACTCACTCTCACTGGGATCACATGCAGGGTTTTCCCTTCTTTACCCCAGGATTTGTCAAGGGAAATGACTTTCATATCTACGGCGCGATCGCACCTGATGGCTCGACCATAGAGCAGCGCCTCAACGATCAAATGTTACACCCGAACTTTCCCGTACCCTTGCAGATTATGCAAGCCAATTTAAAGTTCTACGACATTCGACCGGGGCAACCAATCCACATCGATGACGTTACCGTAGAAACAGCACCTTTAAACCATCCAGGAGAAGCCGTAGGATACCGTGTCAACTGGCGTGGTGGTGCTGCTGCTTATATTACTGATACCGAACATTTTCCTGACCGACTCGATGACAATGTGCTGTGGCTAGCTCGTAATGCTGATATTCTGGTTTACGATTCCACCTACACAGATGAAGAATACCACTCCCCAAAAACCCCAAAAATTGGCTGGGGACATTCTACCTGGCAAGAAGCGGTGAAAGTGGCACAAGCTGCTAACGTCAAAACTTTGGTAATTTATCACCACGACCCCGCCCACAATGACGATTTTTTGGATTGTGTAGGGCAACAAGCCTCTGAGAAATTTCCCGGTGCTATTATGGCACGGGAAGGAATGGTACTTCAGATTCCTACTTCAGTAGCCTTATCAGAATCTTTTCCTGTTAGTAAGTTTTCTACTTAA
- a CDS encoding type II toxin-antitoxin system RelE/ParE family toxin translates to MSNYSFSDAAIQDLDEICEYIARSSPKAASKLFDDIRSKCKLVASFPNMGKSYGRFVPNLRGFLVDDYIIFYYPREDGISITRVASGYRDLESLFVD, encoded by the coding sequence ATGAGTAATTATTCATTTTCAGATGCAGCAATTCAAGATTTAGATGAAATTTGTGAATATATTGCTCGGAGTAGCCCAAAAGCAGCTAGTAAGCTTTTTGATGACATTCGCTCTAAATGTAAATTAGTAGCGAGTTTCCCCAATATGGGAAAAAGTTATGGAAGGTTTGTACCAAATCTGCGCGGTTTTCTTGTGGATGATTACATTATATTTTACTATCCAAGAGAAGACGGAATTAGTATTACTCGTGTTGCCAGTGGTTATCGAGACTTAGAATCTTTGTTCGTAGATTAA